In Acholeplasma equirhinis, the following proteins share a genomic window:
- a CDS encoding carbohydrate ABC transporter permease — translation MASYQGTKINPTNFHPSQLKFYLVIVPLAIFMLLPIIFILNHAFKPQSELFAYPPRFFVVNPTFDNFTQLATVANASGVPFSRYLVNSILVTVSGVVLTILFTGLSAYGLSKLKFKGKKLLFELNTLALMFVPIAVQIPRYLIIAQMGLIDNYLVHILPVVVMPVAMFLLKQFIDQVPNELIESAKIDGATEMQIFFKIIIPIIMPAVTTVGILAFQALWNDVSASTLYIDDESKRTLAFFMMSLTASQGNTVAGQGMAAAAGLIMFLPNLLLFIFLQGKVMNTMAHSGIK, via the coding sequence ATGGCTAGTTATCAAGGTACAAAAATAAATCCAACGAATTTCCATCCTTCACAACTTAAGTTCTATCTAGTGATTGTTCCACTAGCAATTTTCATGCTGCTTCCAATTATCTTCATTTTAAACCATGCATTTAAACCACAATCAGAGTTATTTGCATACCCACCTAGATTCTTTGTAGTTAATCCAACATTTGATAACTTTACACAACTTGCTACAGTTGCAAATGCATCTGGTGTACCATTCTCTAGATATTTAGTTAATAGTATCTTAGTAACTGTATCTGGTGTTGTTTTAACGATATTATTTACAGGTTTATCAGCTTATGGATTATCTAAACTAAAGTTTAAAGGTAAAAAATTACTCTTTGAATTAAATACTTTAGCGTTAATGTTCGTACCAATTGCTGTTCAAATTCCAAGATATTTAATCATTGCACAAATGGGTTTAATTGATAATTATTTAGTTCATATTTTACCGGTAGTTGTCATGCCTGTTGCAATGTTCTTACTTAAACAGTTCATCGATCAAGTACCAAATGAACTCATTGAATCTGCAAAAATTGATGGTGCAACAGAAATGCAGATATTCTTTAAAATCATCATTCCCATTATCATGCCAGCAGTCACAACTGTAGGTATTTTAGCTTTTCAAGCTTTATGGAATGATGTTTCAGCATCAACTTTATATATTGATGATGAATCAAAGAGAACACTAGCATTCTTTATGATGAGTTTAACTGCATCACAAGGTAATACTGTTGCTGGTCAAGGTATGGCTGCCGCAGCAGGTTTAATTATGTTCTTACCAAATCTATTATTATTCATATTCTTACAAGGTAAAGTCATGAATACCATGGCGCATTCAGGTATTAAATAA
- a CDS encoding carbohydrate ABC transporter permease, whose amino-acid sequence MKTKAQSFKKKLKRIMFGMRFYDGLFYKLVVYTLLISFAYVYLYPILFMTVTSFMSVEDLINDGVKWVPRNITFKNFEQAFIVLKMWDPANNVYLDSFFSTSSYVLKASVIVTSTSAIIGYGFAKFDFPLKKILFIFMLATFILPSQVTMVSTIGIYRSLGILSSEWAMLLPGFFGQGLNQAIYILIFYQFFKTIPSALYESAEVDGAGQFRIFRSIALPLAIPSIVIVLLFSFVWYWNETFLTSLFTGDSRTLPLLITKFRDSYSTLFPPGTPGAELNEAVVLAANLISILPLLVIYFIGQKQFTESIDRTGITGE is encoded by the coding sequence ATGAAAACTAAAGCACAATCATTCAAGAAAAAATTAAAGCGCATCATGTTTGGAATGAGATTTTATGATGGACTCTTTTATAAACTTGTTGTCTATACCTTATTAATCTCATTTGCGTATGTATATTTATATCCAATTTTATTCATGACAGTGACATCATTTATGAGTGTTGAGGATTTAATTAATGATGGTGTAAAATGGGTACCAAGAAATATTACATTCAAAAACTTTGAACAAGCTTTCATTGTCTTAAAAATGTGGGATCCTGCAAATAATGTTTATTTAGATTCTTTCTTCTCAACTTCAAGTTATGTACTTAAAGCATCAGTCATTGTAACTTCAACATCTGCAATTATTGGTTATGGATTTGCAAAATTTGATTTCCCATTAAAGAAAATCTTATTTATATTTATGTTAGCCACATTCATTCTGCCTTCACAAGTTACTATGGTATCAACAATCGGAATTTATCGTTCATTAGGTATACTATCTAGTGAATGGGCAATGTTATTACCTGGTTTCTTTGGACAAGGCTTGAATCAAGCAATTTATATATTAATTTTCTATCAATTCTTTAAAACAATTCCTTCTGCATTATATGAATCAGCAGAAGTGGATGGTGCAGGACAATTTAGAATCTTTAGAAGTATTGCATTACCTTTAGCAATTCCTTCAATTGTTATTGTTCTATTATTCTCATTTGTATGGTATTGGAATGAAACTTTCTTAACATCATTATTTACAGGTGATTCAAGAACATTACCTTTATTAATTACTAAATTTAGAGATTCATATAGTACACTATTTCCACCAGGTACACCTGGAGCGGAATTAAATGAAGCGGTTGTCTTAGCAGCGAACCTAATTTCTATCTTGCCACTCTTGGTAATTTACTTCATTGGACAAAAACAATTCACTGAAAGTATTGATAGAACAGGTATTACAGGTGAATAG
- a CDS encoding carbohydrate ABC transporter permease: MNGPAWFIIPYWTLFIIFIVIPVVAAIVLSFTYFNAIQAPTYVGIRNYIELISIDTVFMQYVLSNTIKFALIVGPIGYILSFLLAWMLAQIPKTPRTIFAIILYSPSLTMGVAMSTMWQIIFSGDASGYLNSMLLNWGLILEPIQFLQSPEYLMNIMIIVSLWSSMGVGFLAMLAGVLNIDQTLYEAAYVDGIRNRAQEILYITIPSMKPQMLFGAVMAVVSTFQAGGIGVQLSGSNPTPQYAGQLIVNHIEDFGFIRYMMGYAASISVVLLILVYAISKVTFNLLGEKE; encoded by the coding sequence ATGAATGGACCTGCATGGTTTATTATTCCATACTGGACATTATTCATTATTTTCATCGTGATTCCAGTCGTTGCAGCTATTGTTTTATCATTTACTTACTTTAACGCTATTCAAGCACCAACTTATGTTGGTATTAGAAACTATATTGAATTAATCAGTATTGATACAGTATTTATGCAATATGTTTTATCGAATACGATTAAGTTTGCATTAATTGTTGGTCCAATTGGATATATCTTATCGTTTTTACTTGCATGGATGCTTGCACAAATACCAAAAACACCTAGAACAATATTTGCAATCATATTATATTCACCATCCTTAACAATGGGTGTTGCAATGTCGACCATGTGGCAAATTATCTTCTCAGGTGATGCATCTGGTTATTTAAATAGTATGTTATTAAATTGGGGATTAATCTTAGAACCAATTCAATTCTTACAATCACCAGAATATTTAATGAATATTATGATTATTGTCTCATTATGGAGCTCAATGGGGGTTGGTTTCCTTGCAATGTTAGCAGGTGTTCTAAATATTGACCAAACACTTTATGAGGCTGCATATGTCGATGGTATTAGAAATCGTGCACAAGAAATTTTATATATTACAATTCCTTCAATGAAACCTCAAATGTTATTCGGTGCGGTGATGGCAGTTGTTTCAACATTCCAAGCAGGTGGTATTGGTGTTCAATTATCAGGATCAAATCCAACACCACAATATGCAGGTCAATTAATTGTTAACCACATTGAAGACTTTGGATTCATTCGATATATGATGGGTTATGCTGCAAGTATATCGGTTGTACTTTTGATCTTGGTTTACGCAATTTCAAAAGTTACCTTTAATCTATTAGGAGAGAAGGAGTAG
- a CDS encoding DUF5696 domain-containing protein — MVSLIKKFTGLLMIIGTIATTVAFANVGPTHFNDVPSVVDNYPYITESLLSSSRYTQPTNIDPARLQNYEDNFKPDFSKEDLETINYEFVLENDQFELYFNDLSFGIMLRNKDTGYLWSSMNLFYVGSDGNRTYRNHGNSGIWVDFVRTTAIRSSAIIRESILSIADARYYQENENIPNDLLIYAINPNATDAKHNDAKITYTVNSSTNKLIAHINLRPYKFEFDVEISLTDKGFDTFLNKDSIEENDDRFRLLNIHLFPNFGATKETNVPGYFMIPDGIGALVRLDRNHNTTFNARFYGNDAGYNQNYIPNLTLPIFGVTHLEGENAFYAFVKEGSEHANLQGTFAGANTKFNSMHIQYSVRNIYYAVISRDGSGAEAILPGYLNGNLDISYRFLSGEDASYVGMAKDFQETLVDEGILSEREKINQNQIPLQTSYIMTEREASFIGTNKVVMSSIDQIKEMYHHFKENEILNQQVTLYGWSEDGFTDRAPYRQILVENVNQFRSLGQTLKGDGNGYYMHQDYRFATSKGPRINYFSDVAYNITRIRMSNDISDLDNLVYQRYDLFPWSSLRMANEDKSGFDYYLTDGIALDGITYSPFGFSNSGQYYDRTDSISYYQDIASLYPNSQMYQPSFYLYKALGSYLNMTIGNSQFTYYSDLVPMLPLVLKGYISYFTSYLNFNALGKDRILNLIDFGMNPSFVLTYEETYKMRFTDASNFYTTSFSNYKEEVVETYHYVNDALKHVLGEKIIARDVLELGIVRITYSNNKKIYVNYSNTNYSVDGITINAQDYEVV, encoded by the coding sequence GTGGTTAGTTTAATTAAAAAATTCACAGGTTTACTCATGATTATTGGTACAATCGCGACCACGGTTGCTTTTGCAAATGTCGGACCTACCCACTTTAATGATGTCCCTTCAGTTGTTGATAATTATCCATATATCACTGAGAGTTTATTATCAAGTTCAAGATACACTCAACCAACCAATATCGATCCTGCTAGACTTCAAAACTATGAGGATAATTTCAAACCTGATTTTTCAAAAGAAGATTTAGAAACAATAAATTATGAATTCGTATTAGAAAACGATCAATTTGAACTTTATTTCAATGATTTATCATTTGGTATTATGTTAAGAAACAAAGACACTGGTTATTTATGGAGTTCAATGAATTTATTCTATGTTGGATCAGATGGTAACAGAACCTATAGAAATCATGGTAATTCAGGTATTTGGGTAGATTTTGTTAGAACAACCGCTATTCGATCATCTGCAATTATTAGAGAAAGTATTCTATCAATTGCAGATGCTAGATATTATCAAGAAAACGAAAATATTCCTAATGATTTATTAATTTATGCAATCAATCCTAACGCAACAGATGCGAAACATAATGATGCAAAAATCACTTATACAGTGAACAGTTCAACAAATAAACTCATTGCACATATTAATTTACGTCCTTATAAATTCGAATTTGATGTTGAAATTTCTTTAACAGATAAAGGGTTTGACACATTCTTAAATAAAGACTCAATTGAAGAAAATGATGATCGTTTTAGACTATTAAATATTCATTTATTCCCTAACTTTGGTGCGACAAAAGAAACAAATGTACCAGGTTATTTCATGATACCTGATGGTATTGGTGCACTTGTTCGACTCGATCGTAATCACAATACAACATTTAACGCTCGATTCTATGGCAATGATGCAGGATACAATCAAAACTATATTCCTAATTTAACGTTACCAATTTTTGGAGTTACACATTTAGAAGGTGAAAATGCCTTTTATGCATTCGTAAAAGAAGGTTCTGAACATGCAAATCTTCAAGGTACATTTGCTGGTGCAAACACTAAATTTAACAGTATGCACATTCAATATTCAGTTAGAAATATATATTATGCAGTCATCTCTAGAGATGGTAGTGGTGCAGAAGCAATCTTACCAGGTTATTTAAATGGTAATTTAGATATCTCTTATCGCTTCTTAAGTGGTGAAGATGCAAGTTACGTAGGTATGGCAAAAGACTTCCAAGAAACATTAGTTGATGAAGGTATCTTATCTGAAAGAGAAAAGATTAATCAAAATCAAATACCGCTTCAAACATCTTATATTATGACCGAACGTGAAGCATCATTTATTGGAACAAATAAAGTCGTTATGTCATCGATTGATCAAATTAAAGAAATGTATCATCATTTCAAAGAAAATGAGATTTTAAATCAACAAGTTACCTTATATGGATGGAGTGAAGATGGTTTTACTGATCGTGCACCATATCGACAAATCTTAGTTGAAAACGTCAATCAGTTTAGATCATTAGGTCAAACCTTAAAAGGTGATGGTAATGGATATTACATGCATCAAGATTATCGTTTCGCAACATCGAAAGGTCCTAGAATCAATTACTTTAGCGATGTTGCATATAATATTACACGTATTCGTATGAGTAACGATATATCTGATTTAGATAATTTAGTTTATCAAAGATATGATCTTTTCCCTTGGAGCAGTTTAAGAATGGCAAACGAAGATAAGAGTGGATTTGATTATTATCTAACAGATGGTATAGCGTTAGATGGTATTACATATAGTCCATTTGGATTTAGTAACAGTGGACAATACTACGACAGAACAGATTCAATTTCTTATTATCAAGATATTGCATCACTTTATCCAAATAGTCAAATGTATCAACCAAGTTTCTATTTATATAAAGCCCTTGGCAGCTATTTAAATATGACAATTGGTAATTCACAATTTACTTATTATAGTGATTTAGTACCAATGTTGCCGTTAGTTTTAAAGGGGTACATTAGTTATTTCACAAGTTACTTAAACTTTAATGCTTTAGGTAAAGATCGCATTTTAAATCTAATTGATTTTGGTATGAATCCAAGTTTTGTACTTACATATGAAGAAACTTATAAGATGAGATTTACAGATGCATCAAATTTCTATACAACATCATTTAGTAACTACAAAGAAGAAGTTGTTGAAACTTATCATTATGTTAATGATGCATTAAAACATGTCTTAGGTGAAAAGATTATTGCTAGAGATGTGCTTGAACTTGGTATTGTTAGAATTACTTATTCAAACAATAAAAAGATTTATGTGAATTACTCAAATACAAATTATAGCGTTGATGGTATTACAATCAATGCACAAGATTATGAGGTGGTATGA
- a CDS encoding glycoside hydrolase family 16 protein yields MKKLTAIFIFTLLLVLTACTEEGQKKDPNPGAVVPYLDGGWVSVWNDEFDGDELDQTKWNYELGGNGWGNQELQFYKPQNTTVSDGLLTITAKKESFQGREYTSSRLTTKYKGDWLYGRVQVRAKMPTGRGTWSAIWMMPTESKYGGWPHSGEIDIMEHVGYENNRIHTNTHTTKYNHNLGTNIGYSKTVPNVSDEFHIYEMIWEPGSIRIYVDGEPVGLGVFAYNPLSNQDVEYWKAFPFDQYFFLILNVAVGGTWGGSQGVVDSIFPTSMQVDYVRVYQKDYLYYDGFEPTKVGTIAKTTQLANSIWWPKAEDDHGVEYYEVYVNGEFYKKTNLNQIMLTTLSAGTYEITVRAVDFVGKTGEFSEPFTFTKT; encoded by the coding sequence ATGAAGAAATTAACAGCAATATTTATATTTACATTACTCTTAGTATTAACTGCATGTACTGAAGAGGGCCAAAAGAAAGATCCAAACCCTGGTGCAGTCGTACCTTATTTAGATGGTGGTTGGGTTTCAGTATGGAACGATGAATTTGATGGTGATGAACTTGATCAAACCAAATGGAATTATGAACTTGGTGGTAATGGTTGGGGAAATCAGGAATTACAATTCTATAAACCTCAAAATACAACAGTTTCTGATGGTTTATTAACAATTACTGCTAAAAAAGAATCATTTCAAGGTAGAGAATACACATCAAGTAGACTAACAACTAAATATAAAGGTGACTGGTTATATGGAAGAGTTCAAGTGAGAGCTAAAATGCCTACTGGACGTGGTACATGGTCAGCAATTTGGATGATGCCAACAGAAAGTAAATATGGTGGTTGGCCACATTCTGGTGAAATTGATATTATGGAACATGTTGGCTATGAAAATAATAGAATTCATACCAATACTCATACCACAAAATATAATCATAATTTAGGTACAAACATTGGTTATTCAAAAACAGTACCAAATGTTTCTGATGAATTTCATATATATGAGATGATTTGGGAACCAGGTTCAATCAGAATTTATGTAGATGGAGAACCTGTTGGTCTTGGTGTGTTTGCATATAACCCACTTTCTAATCAAGATGTTGAATATTGGAAAGCTTTTCCATTTGATCAATATTTCTTCTTGATTTTAAATGTGGCAGTTGGTGGTACATGGGGTGGGTCACAAGGTGTTGTCGATTCTATTTTCCCTACCAGTATGCAAGTAGATTACGTCAGAGTTTATCAAAAAGATTATTTATATTATGATGGTTTTGAACCAACTAAGGTTGGTACGATTGCTAAAACTACACAACTTGCTAATTCAATTTGGTGGCCTAAAGCAGAAGATGATCACGGTGTTGAATATTATGAGGTTTATGTGAATGGTGAGTTCTATAAAAAGACTAACCTAAATCAAATCATGTTAACCACACTATCTGCAGGAACTTATGAAATTACAGTAAGGGCTGTTGACTTTGTTGGTAAAACAGGTGAATTCTCAGAACCGTTCACTTTTACAAAAACGTAG
- a CDS encoding carbohydrate ABC transporter permease: MKKIRTFFSSIKSFFSKLKKDFKHYTYHYFLRYFVIAWRWIGDKWYQYVTPVLGKIGHFLTHNALLKIDNLHIRLFGIRFKNTRKGRDIFYGFLFISLWLIGFLVFTLYPLVYSFYLSFTESYFTTSTGINSSFHGMNNYFNILQDQRLLPMYVGYLGKMMLSVPLVIIFSMIIAMLINQPIKGKGLWRTIFFLPVIISTGPIITELTTQGAVSLPSLENNAVILYIANNLGEWIADPVMALLNSLLLVLWYAGIPILIFLAALQKIDKSIYEASSIDGASPWDNFWKITLPSIKPFISINVVYVVVSMSSFVEPGGILNLTQIHMIFGSSLDVNWHGYGYAASMAWIYFILMVVVMGFYVGLLSIKRKESR, encoded by the coding sequence ATGAAAAAAATACGCACCTTCTTTAGCAGTATCAAATCATTCTTTAGTAAATTAAAGAAAGATTTTAAACACTACACTTATCATTATTTCCTACGATATTTTGTCATTGCATGGCGATGGATTGGTGATAAGTGGTATCAATATGTGACACCAGTTTTAGGTAAAATCGGTCATTTTCTAACCCATAATGCCTTACTAAAAATCGATAACCTACATATCAGACTATTTGGTATTAGATTCAAAAATACCAGAAAAGGTAGAGATATCTTTTATGGGTTCTTATTTATTTCACTATGGTTAATTGGTTTCTTAGTCTTTACGTTATATCCACTTGTTTATTCATTTTATTTAAGCTTTACTGAAAGTTACTTTACAACCTCAACTGGAATTAATTCATCATTCCATGGAATGAATAACTATTTTAATATCTTACAAGACCAAAGATTATTACCAATGTATGTTGGTTATCTTGGTAAGATGATGTTATCTGTACCACTCGTCATTATTTTCTCAATGATTATTGCAATGTTGATTAACCAACCAATTAAGGGTAAAGGTTTATGGCGAACAATATTCTTCTTACCTGTCATCATTTCAACAGGACCAATTATTACAGAATTAACCACACAAGGTGCAGTTTCTCTGCCAAGTTTAGAAAACAATGCAGTTATTTTATATATTGCAAATAATTTAGGTGAATGGATTGCAGATCCTGTTATGGCACTCCTTAATAGTTTATTACTCGTCTTGTGGTATGCTGGTATTCCGATTCTAATCTTCCTTGCTGCACTACAAAAAATTGATAAGAGTATTTATGAAGCATCAAGTATTGATGGTGCATCACCTTGGGATAACTTTTGGAAGATTACATTACCTTCGATCAAACCATTTATTAGCATCAATGTTGTTTATGTAGTTGTCTCTATGTCAAGTTTTGTTGAACCGGGTGGTATCTTAAACTTAACCCAAATTCATATGATATTTGGTAGTTCACTTGATGTCAATTGGCATGGATACGGTTATGCAGCATCAATGGCATGGATATACTTTATATTGATGGTAGTTGTCATGGGATTCTATGTAGGTCTGCTTTCAATTAAGAGAAAGGAGAGCCGTTAA
- a CDS encoding YIP1 family protein, whose amino-acid sequence MKKSGILLFLILILTVFLVTPEVSANGLPYTTFTWSTSRSSLVPTQDAYLPLSIQYNLDDITLNNPSDLTIDKDDNIYIADYVSVGSSYQGYIVKYNLNNDLVEKIGEGILLRPTGVHIGKDGNIYVADLQAKKAYKFVYNPDNFQYEVAVTYERPTNTPYFGANEVFEPTKIISDQGNVVYILLAGNINGLAKYENNGTFTGFFGGNQIPQTFENMVRSLFFNEQQRRDWFKMIPLPVYNVGVDQNGLILTTTKEQSGYLKLNIANYVYSQSNFGFSDIEDIFVGPIGTIYTVSAKGFITEYAPDGETLFIFSGTDTNGQKGLFKQPRGIAVDDKNNIYVIDAETKALQIFVPTDFANLVHEAIELYQDGKYIESLTPWQNVLKMNALFDMANKGIADAYFAEGDYENAMVAYEIARDRNGYSDAYWEVRNVQLLSSGPLIITVLLSLIVLLILNIFLKFGQYLKYPFKKAHQFLMRFKYYQELAYGFYTLRHPEDGFYGIKREKKSSNFTALTLILLFFAAYIFWIYQTSFLFNSFIPAEIEFSQQAIFIFLPLGLWIVSNYLVCSIREGEGKLSDVFQGTAYILIPMIITLPILTVLSHYLTLNEAFIYDFLFLIGLVITGIYVVLMVKEIHFYDVTPTLGNILISIFTALMILVFSAIVYLLLNEVVGLFDDVIREVTNRG is encoded by the coding sequence ATGAAAAAATCTGGAATTTTACTCTTTCTTATTTTAATACTGACAGTATTCTTAGTCACACCTGAGGTAAGTGCGAATGGACTACCTTATACGACTTTTACATGGAGTACGTCAAGAAGCTCTTTAGTACCTACTCAAGATGCTTATTTACCTTTATCTATACAATATAACTTAGATGATATTACATTAAATAATCCATCTGATTTAACAATTGATAAAGATGACAATATTTATATTGCGGATTATGTATCCGTTGGATCAAGTTATCAGGGGTATATCGTTAAATATAATTTAAATAATGATTTAGTTGAAAAAATTGGTGAAGGTATCCTACTTAGACCAACTGGTGTACATATTGGTAAAGATGGCAATATTTATGTTGCTGACTTACAGGCTAAAAAAGCTTATAAGTTTGTATATAATCCAGATAATTTTCAATATGAAGTTGCAGTCACATATGAAAGACCTACAAATACACCATATTTTGGTGCAAATGAAGTGTTTGAACCAACTAAAATTATTTCAGACCAAGGTAACGTTGTTTATATTTTACTTGCAGGTAACATTAATGGTCTTGCAAAATATGAAAACAACGGTACATTCACTGGTTTCTTTGGTGGTAATCAAATACCACAAACGTTTGAAAATATGGTCCGTAGTTTGTTCTTTAACGAACAACAAAGAAGAGATTGGTTTAAAATGATTCCACTGCCTGTTTATAATGTTGGTGTGGATCAAAATGGACTCATTTTAACAACGACTAAAGAACAATCCGGTTATTTAAAATTAAATATTGCAAACTATGTTTATTCTCAATCAAACTTTGGGTTTAGCGATATCGAAGATATCTTCGTTGGACCAATCGGTACAATTTATACAGTATCTGCAAAAGGATTTATTACAGAATACGCACCAGATGGTGAAACATTATTTATCTTCTCAGGTACGGATACAAACGGTCAAAAAGGTTTATTTAAACAACCTCGCGGTATTGCAGTAGATGATAAGAATAATATCTATGTCATTGATGCTGAAACAAAAGCTTTACAAATTTTTGTACCAACAGACTTTGCAAATTTAGTTCATGAGGCGATTGAACTCTATCAAGACGGTAAATACATTGAATCACTCACACCATGGCAAAATGTCCTTAAAATGAATGCCTTATTCGATATGGCAAACAAAGGTATTGCGGATGCTTACTTTGCAGAAGGTGATTATGAAAATGCAATGGTAGCATACGAAATTGCACGAGATAGAAATGGTTATAGTGATGCATATTGGGAAGTTAGAAACGTTCAACTGTTATCATCTGGCCCACTCATTATTACCGTTTTACTTTCATTAATTGTCTTACTAATCTTAAATATTTTCTTGAAATTTGGACAATACTTAAAGTATCCATTCAAAAAAGCACATCAATTCTTAATGCGATTTAAATACTATCAAGAACTTGCCTACGGTTTCTATACCTTAAGACATCCCGAAGATGGTTTTTATGGTATTAAAAGAGAAAAGAAGAGTTCTAACTTTACAGCACTTACATTAATTCTTTTATTCTTTGCAGCATATATCTTCTGGATTTATCAAACAAGTTTCTTATTCAATTCATTTATTCCAGCAGAAATTGAGTTTTCTCAACAAGCAATCTTTATTTTCTTACCTTTAGGTTTATGGATTGTATCGAATTACTTAGTATGTTCGATTAGAGAAGGTGAAGGTAAATTAAGTGATGTATTCCAAGGTACAGCATATATCTTAATTCCAATGATCATTACTTTACCAATTCTGACTGTTTTATCTCATTACTTAACACTCAATGAAGCGTTCATCTATGATTTCTTATTCTTAATTGGACTAGTTATCACAGGTATTTATGTTGTGTTAATGGTTAAGGAAATTCATTTTTATGATGTCACACCAACACTAGGTAACATTTTAATTTCAATCTTTACAGCTTTAATGATTCTAGTATTCTCAGCTATTGTTTACCTACTTTTAAATGAAGTTGTTGGCTTATTTGATGATGTGATTAGGGAGGTGACGAATCGTGGTTAG